A section of the Acropora muricata isolate sample 2 chromosome 4, ASM3666990v1, whole genome shotgun sequence genome encodes:
- the LOC136913004 gene encoding neuropeptide FF receptor 1-like, producing the protein MGTFLNGSNGSTSSQDSNRQLPLEIQIGMTIAYVIIFVVSLLGNTALIYVVFKTRELRTTTNLLIANMAIADLLITFFAMPCSVIFLFVGYSWFAGKFGDVTCRIVQYILALSIAASILTHVFIALERFICIVYPFKRVSIVKNSKISYSFIWCSSFFLMSPYLYIYTNLQGPLDEKYYCVIDKDLLKPMKVYFALVFVFLFISPLIFIASLYTLVCRKLWYHKAPGVRSPTAIQSRETRIRKTVKMLVILIIAFAVCWFPAHLIHLLVYIGDVTDFPVSAQLVPFWVCHSHSAINPLLVTIFNELYRNACRSIIKRLSSKSEYVETANLRLVSLPKQNDPDVHLQRYTVKDN; encoded by the exons ATGGGAACATTTTTAAATG GCTCTAACGGCAGCACTTCAAGTCAAGATAGTAATCGTCAACTTCCGCTGGAAATTCAAATTGGGATGACTATTGCTTACGTCATTATCTTTGTGGTATCGTTGCTTGGTAACACGGCTTTGATCTACGTAGTTTTCAAGACACGTGAGTTAAGGACAACTACCAATCTGCTGATTGCAAATATGGCGATAGCGGACCTGTTGATAACATTCTTCGCCATGCCTTGTAGCGTCATTTTTCTATTTGTTGGCTATAGTTGGTTTGCTGGAAAATTCGGTGACGTCACATGTAGAATTGTACAATACATACTGGCGTTATCAATTGCAGCCTCGATCTTGACACACGTTTTTATTGCGCTAGAACGCTTCATTTGCATAGTATACCCTTTCAAGCGCGTTAGCATTGTCAAAAACTCGAAGATAAGTTATTCGTTCATCTGGTGCAGCTCGTTTTTTCTTATGAGTCCatacttatatatatacaccAACCTTCAGGGGCCACTCGATGAAAAATATTACTGCGTTATAGACAAGGATTTATTGAAACCAATGAAGGTATATTTTGCGTTAgtatttgtatttcttttcatttcgcCGTTAATTTTTATTGCATCATTGTACACTTTGGTTTGTCGAAAACTATGGTATCATAAAGCGCCAGGAGTCCGCTCTCCGACCGCCATTCAATCCAGAGAAACGCGCATAagaaaaactgtaaaaatgCTCGTCATACTCATCATCGCGTTTGCAGTTTGTTGGTTTCCTGCTCATTTGATACATCTATTGGTGTATATCGGTGACGTCACGGACTTTCCTGTCAGCGCGCAATTGGTGCCATTTTGGGTATGTCATTCTCACAGTGCAATCAATCCGCTTTTGGTGACGATATTCAATGAGTTATATCGAAACGCGTGCCGATCTATCATCAAGAGGCTCAGCTCAAAAAGCGAGTACGTGGAAACTGCAAACCTCAGACTGGTGTCACTTCCAAAGCAAAACGACCCTGACGTCCACTTGCAAAGGTATACTGTCAAAGATAATTGA